A region of the Salvia splendens isolate huo1 chromosome 11, SspV2, whole genome shotgun sequence genome:
cgccTTTTTTTGGGGGAAATTTGTTGCTCTGATCTGCTGAGTTGAATCTGAATAAGGATAGCTGAAATCTGTTTGCATAATTGAACTTTTGTCAGCTGCagtgatgtttttttttaatcttgtttATTAGGAAACTCACTGAAAGATTAGTTTTTTATTTGGATTGTAAATCATAATATGTGTTAACCGGAGCTAAAGGAGAGAGAATTAGTATATCCTTTTTTTAGGTTATTAATTAACATGCTGTTTTACTATGCAAATTGAAGTCTCAGTTGGTTGTTCTTCATGGATGAATCCTTCCCTTTCAATCTTTTGGTTTGTTTTGGAagagttttgatattttgactaAAGTTTGATTATGCTTGAATGGATTGTAGTGGAAAGCATAGGTGAATCCCCCCTTCTCCATACTGAGGCTTATATGTCACCTTTGGCAATCAGCGAATTCTCGACTGATTGCCAAATTTGCCATATAAAATGAGTCCCGAGGGTTCATTGAAGCCCAGTAAGGCCTTGAATGGAGTGCGCGGGGTTCACTTATTGCCTCACTCGCCATTTACAGTTCAGGAGATAAAGCAACATAGAGAATTGAATCGGTCAGTTTGTGGAACTTCCAGCCTTAGCCGCAGCCAACTGCCAGTACCTCTGTGAGTCTGTATTCAAATTTCACGTTCATTGTTGGTCTTGTTTCTTTTGCACCAGTTTATATGCAAACTTAGTAGTAAATAAGTTATTCTGTTGCTAACCTTAGGTACATTGTTTATCAGGAAACTTTGGCAGGAAAGACCAGCTTTCCTAAGGCCGATCCATTGCTGTACTAATGGTACTTTAATCTAATTGAAGTTCTGCCAACTTATCCTCATTTTCCTTTTGGCCTTCAGTTTATGAACTATTAAGTGTTTTGCTCCTTTTAGGAGATAGAAGCCTTGCTGAAAGAGTTGTCAATGTGCTTACTTCACTTCCGTTTATTGCCCTCGGGATTCAGGCACCTAGGTGATTATGTCATGTTATCACAGAAAAATTAGCAGAAAGGTAAACAAAATTATGAGATTTGTTAAACACTTTTTTCGGCTGGTGCAGGAGAAATCTTAATTGTAAAATTTACGCGAATTCCCTGATTGGGGTAGGAGTTGCATCAAGTTTGTATCATGCTTCAAGAGGGACATGGAGGAAGTATCTCAGATGGGCTGACTACACGATGATTGCCACATCAACGTTGGTGAGTTACGATCAAtccttaaaaagaaaaagaatccAATGCTGCCCTGTTTATGTCTT
Encoded here:
- the LOC121753873 gene encoding uncharacterized protein LOC121753873 translates to MSPEGSLKPSKALNGVRGVHLLPHSPFTVQEIKQHRELNRSVCGTSSLSRSQLPVPLKLWQERPAFLRPIHCCTNGDRSLAERVVNVLTSLPFIALGIQAPRRNLNCKIYANSLIGVGVASSLYHASRGTWRKYLRWADYTMIATSTLCLTRALRSDNSMLLMATSALVLPIQPLMVTTVHTGLMEVSFAKRAIEDPDLRVAHNVHKVSSAIGGALFICEDYFPETPYLHAAWHLAAAVGVGTCNKLLEQACAS